One genomic region from Nilaparvata lugens isolate BPH chromosome 3, ASM1435652v1, whole genome shotgun sequence encodes:
- the LOC120350280 gene encoding uncharacterized protein LOC120350280, with amino-acid sequence MELELGKSIESCHQAINDINKKFDEQNKQISTCLINIDKLSTEVASLRKENAELKERVEDMEQYSRSNMLEINGIPKKQDEDVTEIICRMSEALGHKIKADAIDICHRLKQRNENLPPPIVVKFVRRTDKQVILNKRKVTRQFSTKQMGETTDHPVYVNESLAPTRRRIFTMAREIFKRGDIKYLWIKEGKILARKEDGTPVIELKNSEQVKKLSVISASKQPGNQENNSVIHFIHSQDHIHRKDHANEVSRITVWAQLNSSV; translated from the exons ATGGAGTTGGAGCTTGGGAAATCAATTGAATCATGTCATCAGGCGATTAACGACATAaataagaagtttgatgaacaAAACAAGCAAATTAGCACATGCCTCATCAACATCGATAAGCTTTCAACAGAAGTAGCTAGCCTCaggaaagaaaatgcagaacTGAAGGAACGCGTCGAGGATATGGAACAATACTCAAGATCGAACATGCTGGAAATAAATGGTATACCCAAAAAACAGGATGAAGATGTAACAGAAATCATTTGTAGAATGAGCGAAGCATTAGGACACAAAATAAAAGCAGATGCAATCGACATTTGTCACAGACTTAAACAACGAAATGAAAACCTACCTCCACCAATCGTTGTCAAGTTCGTTCGTAGAACAGACAAAcaagtaatattgaataaaaggaaAGTTACGAGGCAgttttctacaaagcagatgggAGAAACAACGGACCATCCAGTCTATGTGAATGAAAGTCTAGCACCTACGCGAAGAAGGATTTTCACCATGGCGAGAGAGATCTTCAAAAGAGGCGACATCAAATACCTATGGATCAAGGAAGGGAAGATTCTAGCTAGGAAAGAAGACGGAACACCAGTTATTGAACTCAAGAACagtgaacaagtgaaaaagttGAGCGTGATAAGTGCATCTAAGCAGCCAGGTAACCAAGAAAATAACAGT GTCATCCACTTCATTCACTCGCAAGATCACATCCACCGCAAGGATCACGCAAACGAAGTGTCGCGCATCACCGTCTGGGCCCAACTGAACAGTTCAGTGTAG
- the LOC111061354 gene encoding NF-kappa-B inhibitor-interacting Ras-like protein 2, with translation MGKTTKVVFMGMKGVGKTAILEQAIYGNVTSITQLQSTVEDIYVANVETERGTKERLRFYDTAGLEGVAQARNCNYHIQAEGYVLVYDTGRPESFDCVVALKKEIEKSREKKELTTMILGNCVTANESAIPLESPVSKASHWSAREKIRHFEVNALDRSTLAEPFVYIASRLNQPMNKGGFPSMVRKSVRLDSS, from the exons ATGGGTAAGACAACAAAAGTTGTTTTCATGGGTATGAAAGGCGTTGGCAAAACTGCAATCCTGGAGCAAGCAATTTATGGAAATGTTACCAGTATCACA CAATTGCAATCAACTGTAGAAGACATCTACGTTGCCAACGTTGAAACAGAGCGAGGCACCAAAGAGCGGCTGCGGTTCTATGACACGGCCGGACTGGAGGGCGTGGCGCAAGCGCGCAACTGCAACTACCACATTCAGGCCGAGGGGTATGTGCTCGTCTACGACACCGGCAGACCTGAGAGCTTTGACTGTGTCGTTGCACTCAAGAAGGAGATCGAGAAGAGTCGTGAGAAGAAAGAG CTGACTACGATGATTCTGGGTAACTGTGTGACGGCCAACGAATCTGCCATCCCGCTGGAAAGTCCGGTGAGCAAAGCATCGCATTGGTCGGCCCGTGAGAAGATTCGCCACTTCGAGGTGAACGCACTTGACAGATCGACGCTGGCCGAGCCGTTCGTCTACATCGCTTCAAGACTCAATCAGCCAATGAACAAAGGAGGCTTCCCCAGTATGGTTCGCAAAAGTGTTAGACTGGATTCCAGTTGA